Part of the Cellulomonas taurus genome, TCTGGCTGATCGACTACCGCGGTGCCACTCCCCGGGACGACAAGTACGACTGGACGATCCGGGTCTTCGACGGTGACGCCGAGCAGACCGGTCGCGTGTGGAGCTACGCCTATCGCCGGTACGACAGCACCGCGGGCGACTTCACCTACTGGGTGGTCAACGACCTCGGGTACCTCTACCGCGCAGAACTGACCGACTACCGCGGGATCTTCTCCCTGTTGCAGGCGACCTCTGTGGGCTGGACCGAGACGGACGACTGCACGCCGACCTACTCCTCGGTCGACATCACCGGCGGCGAGGTGCTCACCGGGGAGACGCTGCCCGTGCTCGACCAATGCGGTACGCAGTACCGGGTGTTCCTGGAGGAACCCGACCCGACGCTCCCCGCCACCGGCACCTCGGCGACGGGGACCGAGACGATCGTGCCGTCCCCGCTCGGCGTCGAGCAGCTCCAGGTCTCGCCGATGCGCTTCACGCCGGACAGCACGGCCACGCAGGGCACCTTCCGCTACACCATCGACAGTCGGTTCACCGGTGGGTACCTGTTCCAGGTGGACGCCGACGGCAACGGTTCCTACGACGACCCGGTCGACCGGGTGGTGCAACTGGGAGCCGACGGTGCCGGCGAGTACGAGTACGTCTTCGACGGACTGGACGGCCGAGGTCGGCCGATCGCCCCCGACGCGCTGCCGTCCGCCCGCCTGTTCTTCGACAAGATCGGCGAGATGCACATGGTGCAGATCGACGTGGAGGGTCGGGGCGGACTGCGCCTGCTGCGCACGACCGGGCCCTCCGCACCCGATGCGACGACCTACTGGGACGACTCCGTCCTCAGCACCGACGGACGGGACAGCCTCACCGAGCCGATGGCGTCCGGAACGGACGGCGTGGCCAGCACCCTCAGCACGCACGGCTGGTCCAACACCGGCACCAACCCGTGGGGCAACGACCGGATCATCGACGACTGGACCTATGCCCCGGCTGCTGTGGGATCGACCTCGGTCACCTTCGGTGGGCAGCAGCTCGGCGTCACCAAGGAGTCCGACCTGCCCGACGGGGCGCGACCCGGTGACACCGGGCACTACACGGTCACGATGACGAACACCGGGCGCGGTGACTTCACCGCCGAGACGCCCGCCACGCTGATCGACGACCTCGGTGCGGCGGTCGACGACCTCGCGGTCGACCCGGGCGGTGTGACCGCAACCGTCGACGGTGCCGACGTCTCGGCCGGCCTGACCAGCTCGGACACCGAGGTCCGCTGGCAGGGTGCGTTGGCGGCGGGCGCAAGCGTGGTCGTCACCATCCCGGTCACGGTGATCGGCGGTGGCGACGGCTCGGCCACCGACACAGCGTGGGCGCACGCGCCCTGGGACGTCACGACCACGACCCCGGCCTGCGACAGCACGGAACCGGCGGTCGCCTGCGTCACCGATGTGTTGCCCCGCCTCGTCGTGCATAAGGCCGCTGACACCGCCGACCAACCGGCGGTGGGGGATCGGGTGCACTACACGGTCACCGTCGGCAACGCCGGCCCCGGTGACACCACCGACGAGCGACCGGCCACCGTCGTCGACGACCTCAGTGGGGTCGTCGACGACGCCACACTCGTACCGGACTCCCTGACAGCGGACATCGGGGAGGTGGAGGCCACCGACGGCGGGCTGCGGTGGTCCGGCACCCTCGCCGCCGGTGACACCGCCACCATCGGCTACGACGTGATCTACCGGGGTGGCGGCGACAACACCCTGGTCAACTCGGCCTGCGTGCCGGAGGGTCACCAGGTCGTGGGCGAGGAACCCTGTCGAACGGTCACCGTGCCCGGCCGGGTGGTGTCCTCGCTGGACCTCGCCAAGACCGCGACGCTGCGCGACACCGACGAGAACGGGGTGGCCGATCCGGGAGAGTCGATCGGCTACGCCTTCACCGTGGTCAACACCGGCAATACCACCGTGACGGGGCTGACCATCGACGACCCGACGATCGCCGCCGACGGCATCACGATCAGCTGTGACGTCGACACCCTGGCCCCGGGACGGGTCGCCACCTGCGCCACGACGGCGGACCGGCCGGTGACCGAGGCGGATCTGCTCGCCGGGTCCATCGAGAACACCGCCACCGCCGTCGCCACGGACCCTGACGGTGGCCGGGTCGCAGCCGAGGACCGGGCCACCGTCCCGTCCGCCCCGGTGCGGTCGGCGCTCACCCTGGCCAAGCACGGCACGCTCGACGACGCCGTCACCCCCAACGAGACGGCGGACCTGGGCGAGGCAATCAGGTACGGCGTCGAGCTGACCAACACCGGGAACGTGACGCTGCACGACGCGCGGATCGTGGACCCGACGCTGAGCGACGCCGGACTGTCGATCGAGGACTGTCCCGCGTCCCTCGCCCCGGGTGAGTCGGCGGTCTGCTGGGCCACAGCGGACTACACGGTGACCCAACAGATGATGGACACCCTGACCGTGGTCACGAACACCGCGTGGGCCACGGCCACCGATCCCACCGGCCGGGACGTCACGTCACCGGAATCCACGGTGGAGATCCCGGTGACCGCCGCGGCACCGGCGCTCCGCCTGGTCAAGCACGCCGCCCTGGACGACGCGGTGGCCGCCAACGACACGGCGGACGCGGGGGAGTCGGTGCGCTACAGCTTCGAGCTCACCAACAGCGGCAGCGTCACCCTCGGTGAGCTGCGGGTCGAGGATCCGATGCTGACGGACGCGGGCATCGCGGTCACCGAGTGTCGGCAGGACGGGCAGGTGGTGACCTCCCTCGCCCCCGGTGCCACGGCGATCTGCGACACCGATGACGCCCTGGTGATGAGTCAGGAGCAGTTCGACGCGCTGGCGGGGACCTCGCTGTCCAACACCGCAGTGGCGTACGGCACCGGTCCGGACCGCGCCGAAGTCGCGGCGCCCCCTTCCACGACGGACACCCCGGTCACCGACCCGGCACCGGCTCTCACCCTGAGCAAGGAGCAGGGCACCTGGACCGATGTGAACGGCAACGGGTCGGTCGATGCGGGTGACACCACCAGCTACCTGTTCCGGGTGCGGAACACCGGCACCGTCACGGTGTCCGACATCGCGGTCACCGATCCGCTCCTGACCGAGCGCGGGGTGGACCTCACCGACTGCCACGTCACCACACTCGCCGTCGGCTCGACCACCAGCTGTGAATCGGGGCCGTTGACCCTGGACGCCGACGATGCCGCGGCGGGACACCTGCTCAACACCGCCACCGCGACCGGAGCGACCGGAGACGGCACCGCCCTCAGCTCCGATCCGGCGACCCACGATCTTCCCCTGCCCGACGTCGAGTACCGGAAGTCGGTCGAGGCCGACAGCGAGCCGGTGCTGGCGGGCAGCATCCTGACGTACACCATCGCCCTGACCAATCACGGTGCGGCGGCGGGGCCGGTGGCGCGGGACGACGTGCTGTCCGACGTGCTGGACGACGCGGAACTGCTCGACCCGCCCACCGTGGAACCGACGGATGCCGGGGTGAATCTCGGCCCGGTCACCGACGGACGGTTCGCGATCGACGGCACGCTGGCGCCCGGCGCAACGGCGACCGTCACCTACCGGGTGCGGGTGCTGCCGGACGACGAGCGGGGATCGGGCTCCCGCGCGGTCAACTACCTGGTGCCACGGGGTGAGGACGCACCGGACGGCTGCGCACCCGAGGCCGGGCAGTGCACCGACACCCCCTTGTCGGTGCTGCGGGTGCTGAAATCCGTGGACGCCGGGCCGGACGCCGACCTGCAACCGGGTCAGCGGCTGACCTACACCCTGACCTTCGGCAATGAGGGCACGGCGTCGGTGCCGGTGGATCGGGTCGACGACCTCACCCACGTGCTGGACGACGCCGCGTGGGTACCGGGGTCGGCGCGCTCCTCGGATCTGACGGCCCTCGCGGTCGAGTTCACCTCGCCCCGGCTGCGCGTGGTGGGTCGGCTGGACGCGGGGGCGAGCGTGAGCATCACCTATCAGGTGGTGGTGAATCCGGCCGGTGAGCTGGGCGACCACGTGCTGAGCAACTACGTCCTCGCACCGGATCAACCACTCCCGGATCCGCGGGCGTGCACCGGTGGCGGTACCTGCACGGTCGGGTACTCCGGCGAGCTGGGCATCGGCAAGACCTCGTCCGCCTCCAGCACCCCGCTGGTCGCGGGGAGCACCGTCGACTACGTGCTGACGTTCGCCAACTCCGGTGCCGGTGCCGTCCCGGTCGACCACCGGGACGACCTCACCGGTGTCCTGGACGACGCCGACTGGGACCCGACGACCCTGGACGTGTCCGCCGGACTGCGAGCCGAACGCGACGGCGATCAGCTGGTGATCACCGGTGCCGTCGCCGCGGACAGCGTCGCGACCGTGCGCTATCGGGTGACGGTACGGGCCGATGCCGACCGCACGGGCGACGACCTGCTGATCAACCACCTGCTCGCCGCGGGTGACCCCGGGCCGGGTGAGGTGTGCGCCGCGACCGTCACCTCGACCTGCGACCAGGTCGCCCAGATCGAGTACGCCAAGACGGTCGCGGTCGAACCGGCAGGTCCGGTCGTCGCCGGCAGCGTGCTCACCTACACCGTCACCGCGCGCAATGCGGGGCAGGGTTCCGGGGTCGTCGACCGGGAGGACGTGCTCGGTGATGTTCTGGACGACGCGGCGCTCCGGTCCGCGCCGGTGGTGACCCCCGCGGACGCCGGGGTCCAGGTCGGTCCGGTCACCGACGGCCGGTTCGCGATCACCGGGGCCCTCGGGGCAGGTGCGGAGGTCACGATCACCTACCAGGTCGAGGTGTTGCCGGATGCGCGGCGCAGCGCCGGGTCACAGGCGGTGAACTGGCTCGTGCAGCCGGGCACCGCGCCCGACGGCGCCTGCCGGACGGAGGATCCGGCATGCACGGCGACCGGGCTTCCCCTGCTCAGCGTCACCAAGACCTCCGATCCGGCGTCCGGGGCTCACCTCGAACCCGGCGACCGGGTGGACTACACGGTCAGCTTCCGGAACACCGGCACGGCAGACGCTCCGGTGGATCGGGTGGACGATCTGACGCAGGTGCTGGACGACGCCGCGCTCGCCGGCGGCTCGGTGACGTCCTCCGACCCGGAGCAGGTGACGGCCGAGCTGACCGGCTCGCGGCTCGCGCTCACCGGAGCCGTAGCACGGGAGGCCACGGTCACGGTCACGTACTCGGTGATCGTGCGCCCGGACGGTCAGCAGGGCGACCACCTGCTGACCAACCATGTCCTGATGCCGGACGACCCGACGCCGACCGAATGTCTGGCCGGGGCGGTGTGCGTCACGCACTTCGCCGGTGACCTCGCCGTCAGCAAGACCGCTGTCCCCTCCGCCACACCCCTGCTGGCCGGCGACACGGTGGAAT contains:
- a CDS encoding DUF7507 domain-containing protein; its protein translation is MRRLRWWAALTVVLLLGSGLPVLSGRSGLSEAVAFETTSSVKGAEQNQFHAYVRAGERIQVAGAPIDETLGVTITVTSPTGTVAEVPPTGVAQTFSTASDGIWLIDYRGATPRDDKYDWTIRVFDGDAEQTGRVWSYAYRRYDSTAGDFTYWVVNDLGYLYRAELTDYRGIFSLLQATSVGWTETDDCTPTYSSVDITGGEVLTGETLPVLDQCGTQYRVFLEEPDPTLPATGTSATGTETIVPSPLGVEQLQVSPMRFTPDSTATQGTFRYTIDSRFTGGYLFQVDADGNGSYDDPVDRVVQLGADGAGEYEYVFDGLDGRGRPIAPDALPSARLFFDKIGEMHMVQIDVEGRGGLRLLRTTGPSAPDATTYWDDSVLSTDGRDSLTEPMASGTDGVASTLSTHGWSNTGTNPWGNDRIIDDWTYAPAAVGSTSVTFGGQQLGVTKESDLPDGARPGDTGHYTVTMTNTGRGDFTAETPATLIDDLGAAVDDLAVDPGGVTATVDGADVSAGLTSSDTEVRWQGALAAGASVVVTIPVTVIGGGDGSATDTAWAHAPWDVTTTTPACDSTEPAVACVTDVLPRLVVHKAADTADQPAVGDRVHYTVTVGNAGPGDTTDERPATVVDDLSGVVDDATLVPDSLTADIGEVEATDGGLRWSGTLAAGDTATIGYDVIYRGGGDNTLVNSACVPEGHQVVGEEPCRTVTVPGRVVSSLDLAKTATLRDTDENGVADPGESIGYAFTVVNTGNTTVTGLTIDDPTIAADGITISCDVDTLAPGRVATCATTADRPVTEADLLAGSIENTATAVATDPDGGRVAAEDRATVPSAPVRSALTLAKHGTLDDAVTPNETADLGEAIRYGVELTNTGNVTLHDARIVDPTLSDAGLSIEDCPASLAPGESAVCWATADYTVTQQMMDTLTVVTNTAWATATDPTGRDVTSPESTVEIPVTAAAPALRLVKHAALDDAVAANDTADAGESVRYSFELTNSGSVTLGELRVEDPMLTDAGIAVTECRQDGQVVTSLAPGATAICDTDDALVMSQEQFDALAGTSLSNTAVAYGTGPDRAEVAAPPSTTDTPVTDPAPALTLSKEQGTWTDVNGNGSVDAGDTTSYLFRVRNTGTVTVSDIAVTDPLLTERGVDLTDCHVTTLAVGSTTSCESGPLTLDADDAAAGHLLNTATATGATGDGTALSSDPATHDLPLPDVEYRKSVEADSEPVLAGSILTYTIALTNHGAAAGPVARDDVLSDVLDDAELLDPPTVEPTDAGVNLGPVTDGRFAIDGTLAPGATATVTYRVRVLPDDERGSGSRAVNYLVPRGEDAPDGCAPEAGQCTDTPLSVLRVLKSVDAGPDADLQPGQRLTYTLTFGNEGTASVPVDRVDDLTHVLDDAAWVPGSARSSDLTALAVEFTSPRLRVVGRLDAGASVSITYQVVVNPAGELGDHVLSNYVLAPDQPLPDPRACTGGGTCTVGYSGELGIGKTSSASSTPLVAGSTVDYVLTFANSGAGAVPVDHRDDLTGVLDDADWDPTTLDVSAGLRAERDGDQLVITGAVAADSVATVRYRVTVRADADRTGDDLLINHLLAAGDPGPGEVCAATVTSTCDQVAQIEYAKTVAVEPAGPVVAGSVLTYTVTARNAGQGSGVVDREDVLGDVLDDAALRSAPVVTPADAGVQVGPVTDGRFAITGALGAGAEVTITYQVEVLPDARRSAGSQAVNWLVQPGTAPDGACRTEDPACTATGLPLLSVTKTSDPASGAHLEPGDRVDYTVSFRNTGTADAPVDRVDDLTQVLDDAALAGGSVTSSDPEQVTAELTGSRLALTGAVAREATVTVTYSVIVRPDGQQGDHLLTNHVLMPDDPTPTECLAGAVCVTHFAGDLAVSKTAVPSATPLLAGDTVEYQLRFTNSGTAPATVSHIDDLTQLVDDAVVGAATVDDALTVTAQDDRLVIGGAVPAGSSASVRYTATVRPDAERGDNLVVNHLVADPDGTGQATTSEPPDPDGACTSTTTSTCHEVAQVVYTKSVVADPATLIDDQIVAGTLLRYTITAHNQGRGVGVVQRSDDLSDVLDDADLATPPVSDNPAVRVSEPVDGSFTLTGSLGTDQSARVTYTVRVRDEADRVSGDATATNRLLLDGEETCDTAPDACTSTPLPRIGYAKSVELSEDGSTLAYTITVTNGGTATGVVDREDVLTDVLDDAALTGEPETDQPTVTITPVGEGRFALGGTLAAGAVAHVTYTATVRPDAERATANAVARNALVRPGDPARCGPDVPCTSTPLPLIRYDKSVSAEDSPLVEGSVLRYRITVTNAGSAPGRVTREDDLSDVLDDAELLDDPVSDTASVRVTPLDATTGRFGIDGTLDPGATATITYRVRVVSDADRVNGNDLALNVVVPPGEPGGADACGPDTPCTSTPIPRLTYTKDVVADSDPVVSGTVLTYTVTATNAGSGVGLVDRTDDLTGVLDDAALLDRPALTDGPTTVTVSPVTDGRFDLGGTLEPGETATIRYRVRVLPEAERSDGDRRAVNLLIPGHGCTDSDDCGARTETPLPFIEVTKTVDPASGTSTEAGQELTYTVQLSNTGTAAERVERVDDLGGVLDDADLVTDSIRFDGGTGWTMTREDASRIAVSGTLDPGRTVTLTYRVTVRPQGALGDHVLLNRVLRPAELTSTGLSCLPDQVCTSNPVGEVAATKTSDPESGTTVHVGDVVRYALTFGNVGEGTAGVAHRDDLSAVLDDAELTEAPTSSDPALAVGRTGDQLVITGTLAPHATVTVRYAVTVRAQADRGDAMLTNQVLRDGEQPTVGCDPGRPCTQHPVADDPVPHRLLSIPGLARTGVALGGVLVAAGCAFVIGFVLTRFGGQGVGGGGSAGGRRGSLGYRNRRSGRQGGTS